Proteins from one Monodelphis domestica isolate mMonDom1 chromosome 6, mMonDom1.pri, whole genome shotgun sequence genomic window:
- the CLP1 gene encoding polyribonucleotide 5'-hydroxyl-kinase Clp1 isoform X2, whose product MAEESNDEKKPLAKFELERETELRFEVEASQSAQLELLAGMAEIFGTELTRNKKFTFDAGAKVAVFTWHGCSLQLSGRTEVAYVSKDTPMLLYLNTHTALEQMRRQAEREEERGPRVMVVGPTDVGKSTVCRLLLNYAVRLGRRPTYVELDVGQGSVSIPGTMGALYIERPADVEEGFSIQAPLVYHFGSTTPGTNIKLYNKITSRLADVFNQRCEVNRRASVSGCVINTCGWVKGSGYQALVHAASAFEVDVVVVLDQERLYNELKRDLPHFVRTVLLPKSGGVVERSKDFRREYRDERIREYFYGFRGCFYPHAFNVKFSDVKIYKVGAPTIPDSCLPLGMSQEDNQLKLVPVTPGRDMVHHLLSVSTAEGTEENISETSVAGFIVVTSVDLEHQVFTVLSPAPRPLPKNFLLIMDIRFMDLK is encoded by the exons ATGGCAGAGGAATCCAATGATGAAAAGAAGCCCCTGGCTAAGTTCGAGTTAGAACGAGAGACAGAACTGCGTTTTGAGGTGGAAGCCTCCCAGTCAGCCCAGCTGGAACTACTGGCTGGCATGGCTGAGATCTTTGGCACAGAACTGACTCGAAACAAAAAATTCACTTTTGATGCAGGTGCCAAAGTGGCTGTCTTTACTTGGCATGGCTGTTCTCTTCAGCTGAGTGGGCGCACTGAGGTGGCTTATGTCTCCAAGGACACCCCCATGCTCCTTTATCTTAACACTCACACAGCCCTGGAACAAATGAGGCGGCAAGCAGAGCGTGAGGAAGAGCGAGGTCCTCGAGTGATGGTAGTCGGCCCTACAGATGTAGGGAAGTCCACAGTGTGCCGCCTATTACTGAATTATGCTGTGCGACTAGGCCGGCGACCCACCTATGTGGAGCTGGATGTTGGCCAAGGCTCAGTATCCATTCCTGGAACTATGGGAGCCCTTTACATTGAGCGGCCTGCTGATGTAGAGGAGGGTTTCTCTATCCAGGCCCCATTAGTCTATCATTTTGGTTCTACCACACCTGGCACCAACATCAAGCTTTACAATAAG ATCACATCTCGCCTTGCTGATGTCTTCAATCAACGTTGTGAGGTGAATCGCCGAGCCTCTGTCAGTGGCTGTGTCATTAACACCTGTGGGTGGGTCAAGGGCTCTGGCTACCAGGCCCTGGTGCATGCTGCTTCTGCTTTTGAGGTGGATGTGGTGGTAGTACTGGACCAGGAACGACTGTACAATGAGCTAAAGCGGGACTTGCCTCATTTTGTGCGCACTGTTCTACTCCCCAAGTCAGGAGGAGTGGTTGAACGTTCGAAGGACTTCCGTCGGGAGTATAGGGATGAGCGCATCCGAGAATATTTCTATGGCTTCCGAGGCTGCTTCTATCCCCATGCCTTCAATGTCAAGTTCTCTGATGTGAAAATCTACAAGGTGGGGGCACCCACCATCCCAGACTCATGTCTTCCTTTGGGAATGTCACAGGAGGACAACCAGCTGAAACTGGTACCAGTCACCCCAGGGCGAGATATGGTGCACCACCTCTTGAGTGTCAGCACAGCTGAGGGCACTGAGGAGAACATCTCTGAGACCAGTGTGGCTGGCTTCATTGTGGTGACTAGTGTGGACCTGGAGCACCAGGTCTTTACTGTGCTCTCTCCAGCCCCTCGCCCACTACCTAAGAACTTCCTCCTCATCATGGACATCCGCTTCATGGATCTCAAGTAG
- the CLP1 gene encoding polyribonucleotide 5'-hydroxyl-kinase Clp1 isoform X1, producing MAEESNDEKKPLAKFELERETELRFEVEASQSAQLELLAGMAEIFGTELTRNKKFTFDAGAKVAVFTWHGCSLQLSGRTEVAYVSKDTPMLLYLNTHTALEQMRRQAEREEERGPRVMVVGPTDVGKSTVCRLLLNYAVRLGRRPTYVELDVGQGSVSIPGTMGALYIERPADVEEGFSIQAPLVYHFGSTTPGTNIKLYNKITSRLADVFNQRCEVNRRASVSGCVINTCGWVKGSGYQALVHAASAFEVDVVVVLDQERLYNELKRDLPHFVRTVLLPKSGGVVERSKDFRREYRDERIREYFYGFRGCFYPHAFNVKFSDVKIYKVGAPTIPDSCLPLGMSQEDNQLKLVPVTPGRDMVHHLLSVSTAEGTEENISETSVAGFIVVTSVDLEHQVFTVLSPAPRPLPKNFLLIMDIRFMDLKR from the exons ATGGCAGAGGAATCCAATGATGAAAAGAAGCCCCTGGCTAAGTTCGAGTTAGAACGAGAGACAGAACTGCGTTTTGAGGTGGAAGCCTCCCAGTCAGCCCAGCTGGAACTACTGGCTGGCATGGCTGAGATCTTTGGCACAGAACTGACTCGAAACAAAAAATTCACTTTTGATGCAGGTGCCAAAGTGGCTGTCTTTACTTGGCATGGCTGTTCTCTTCAGCTGAGTGGGCGCACTGAGGTGGCTTATGTCTCCAAGGACACCCCCATGCTCCTTTATCTTAACACTCACACAGCCCTGGAACAAATGAGGCGGCAAGCAGAGCGTGAGGAAGAGCGAGGTCCTCGAGTGATGGTAGTCGGCCCTACAGATGTAGGGAAGTCCACAGTGTGCCGCCTATTACTGAATTATGCTGTGCGACTAGGCCGGCGACCCACCTATGTGGAGCTGGATGTTGGCCAAGGCTCAGTATCCATTCCTGGAACTATGGGAGCCCTTTACATTGAGCGGCCTGCTGATGTAGAGGAGGGTTTCTCTATCCAGGCCCCATTAGTCTATCATTTTGGTTCTACCACACCTGGCACCAACATCAAGCTTTACAATAAG ATCACATCTCGCCTTGCTGATGTCTTCAATCAACGTTGTGAGGTGAATCGCCGAGCCTCTGTCAGTGGCTGTGTCATTAACACCTGTGGGTGGGTCAAGGGCTCTGGCTACCAGGCCCTGGTGCATGCTGCTTCTGCTTTTGAGGTGGATGTGGTGGTAGTACTGGACCAGGAACGACTGTACAATGAGCTAAAGCGGGACTTGCCTCATTTTGTGCGCACTGTTCTACTCCCCAAGTCAGGAGGAGTGGTTGAACGTTCGAAGGACTTCCGTCGGGAGTATAGGGATGAGCGCATCCGAGAATATTTCTATGGCTTCCGAGGCTGCTTCTATCCCCATGCCTTCAATGTCAAGTTCTCTGATGTGAAAATCTACAAGGTGGGGGCACCCACCATCCCAGACTCATGTCTTCCTTTGGGAATGTCACAGGAGGACAACCAGCTGAAACTGGTACCAGTCACCCCAGGGCGAGATATGGTGCACCACCTCTTGAGTGTCAGCACAGCTGAGGGCACTGAGGAGAACATCTCTGAGACCAGTGTGGCTGGCTTCATTGTGGTGACTAGTGTGGACCTGGAGCACCAGGTCTTTACTGTGCTCTCTCCAGCCCCTCGCCCACTACCTAAGAACTTCCTCCTCATCATGGACATCCGCTTCATGGATCTCAA GCGCTGA